In Camelina sativa cultivar DH55 chromosome 17, Cs, whole genome shotgun sequence, the genomic stretch GGATTCTTTACTTTTTGTCATTATGAATTTGGTTTAGGCAAGAAGATTAGTGCTTTGATTCGTGTTTCCCAAATTATTTTATCTTCTACTTTGTCGGTTGGTGAGAATTTGATTTTCATGAGTTCTATTATCGATTTCTGAAAATGTAAGCAAGACGAAGAACATAAAAAACACAGCTCGATCTCaacctttttgtttgtttgtttatttatgaaACTTTGTTGAAAAATGGATGCTTTTGTGTGTTTCAGATGGTGTTTCAGTGAAAAGCAAATTACATTTATCCATGGAAGATAGTTTTCTTCAAACTGAGAACGCGGTTATGGACTCTGAGTTCATGGATGGGTTGTTACTAGATGGTTGTTGGTTAGAGACAACAGATGGATCTGAGTTTCTTAACGTTGCTCCTTCAACTTCTTCTGTTATCCCTTTTGATCCATCTTCCTTCATGTGGTCTCCAACTCAAGATACATCAGCAGTAGTATCTCAGATGTACGGTCAGGATTGTGTTGAAAGATCGAGTCTTGATGACTTTCAATGGAACAAGAGATGGTGGATTGGAcctggaggtggtggtggttcttCTGTTACTGAGAGATTGGTTCAGGCAGTTGAACACATTAAAGATTACACAACTGAGAGAGGTTCGCTTATTCAGTTATGGGTTCCTGTTAACAGAGGCGGTAAGCGAGTTTTGACTACAAAGGAACAACCTTTTAGCCATGATCCCATGTGTCAAAGACTTGCAAACTACAGAGAGATCTCTGTGAATTATCACTTCTCTGCTGAGCAAGATGATTCCAAGGCTTTAGCTGGTCTGCCTGGTAGAGTCTTCTTGGGGAAGCTTCCTGAATGGACTCCTGATGTTAGGTTTTTCAAGAGCGAGGAGTATCCAAGAGTACATCACGCACAGGACTGTGATGTCCGTGGAACGCTGGCGATTCCGGTGTTTGAACAAGGTAGTAAGATTTGCTTAGGGGTTATTGAAGTTGTAATGACCACTGAGATGGTTAAACTAAGACCTGAGCTTGAAAGCATTTGCAAGGCACTTCAGGTTCGTGTCTTTCTCTTAAGCTTTCAGCATTTTGCTATTGAATTGGTTTTTCTGAGAGGGATCAATGTGTTTCCTTTTCACAGGCAGTTGATCTTAGGAGCACTGAACTTCCGATTCCGCCTTCTCTAAAGGTAATAAAATAAACTGTACATGAGTTCTGTTAGTTCTGCTTTTTGTTCTAAACAAGATTGTTTCATCTTTATTCAGGGATGTGACTTATCCTACAAAGCTGCATTACCTGAAATCCGAAACCTCTTGAGATGTGCTTGTGAGACTCATAAACTACCTTTAGCTCAGACATGGGTCTCTTGTCTTCAGCAAAACAAAAGCGGGTGCCGTCACAACGATGAGAACTACATCCATTGCGTATCAACCATTGATGATGCTTGCTATGTTGGTGATCCAACAGTCCGCGAATTCCACGAAGCTTGCTCTGAGCATCACCTCTTGAAGGGCCAAGGAGTTGCAGGTCAAGCCTTCTTGACCAATGGACCTTGCTTTTCGTCTGATGTATCCAACTACAAGAAATCAGAGTACCCTCTCTCTCACCACGCTAATATGTACGGTTTGCATGGCGCGGTTGCAATTCGCTTGCGCTGCATCCACACGGGCTCTGCTGATTTTGTCTTGGAGTTCTTTTTGCCTAAAGACTGCGATGATCTGGAGGAACAGAGGAAAATGTTGAATGCACTTTCAACTATTATGGCTCATGTGCCTAGAAGCTTAAGGACTGTCACAGATAAAGAActagaagaagagagtgaagtGATAGAAAGGGAAGAGGTAGTAACGCCAAAGATAGAAAACACATCGGAACTACAACAACTCCACGGTAGTTCTCCATGGAGCGCCTCTCTTGAAGAAATCCAGCGGAGTAACAATTCTAGTAACCCTCAGAATCTTGGATTGGTATTTGATGGAGGAGACAAACCAAATGATGGGTTTGGCTTAAAAAGAGGTTTTGACTACACCATGGATTCTAATGTCAATGAGAGCAGCACATTCTCAAGTGGTGGTTTCAGTATGACGGCTGAGAAAAAGCGCACAAAAGCAGATAAAACCATTACTTTGGATGTTCTTCGACAGTACTTCGCAGGGAGTTTGAAAGATGCAGCCAAGAATATCGGTGGTAAGCATCATTCTTTTATCTTCTCGATTCAAATCATCGGAAAGTCCTAAGACTGATCTCTACTTTTTGCCTTTCTCTTGTCTTGAAATGTTTCAGTTTGTCCAACGACCTTGAAGAGGATATGCAGACAGCATGGGATACAGAGATGGCCGTCAAGAAAGATCAAGAAAGTGGGACATTCTCTGCAGAAGATTCAACGGGTGATTGATTCGGTTCAAGGTGTTTCTGGTCCTCTTCCCATAGGCTCCTTCTATGCGAATTTTCCGAATTTAGTCTCACAGTCACAAGAAACCTCACAACAAGCCAAgacctctcctcctcctcctccactacCGCCAGTGCAGCTTGAAAAATCCCCTGTTTCCTCATATAGCCAAAGTTCAAACTCTAGCCAATGTTGCTCCAGCGAAACTCAACTAAACAGCGGTGCAACAACTGATCCTGCTTCAGCTAGTGTAGGAGTTTCATTGAAGAAGAATAGCAGCGAGATCGAGCTTCAAAGTTCAAGTCTTGACGAGACAATATTGACTCTCTCAAGTTTAGAAAACGTCCCTCAAGGCACCAACTTGTTATCATCACAAGATGATGACTTCCTGAGGATTAAAGTTAGCTACGGAGAAGAGAAGATCAGATTCCGGATGCGGAATTCGCGCAGGTTAACAGATCTGTTGTGGGAGATCGGAAAACGTTTTAGCATAGATGATATGAGCAGGTATGATCTAAAGTACTTAGACGAAGATAACGAATGGGTTTTGTTGACTTGTGATGAAGATGTAGAAGAGTGTGTAGATGTCTGCAGAACAACACCGAGTCATACTATTAAGCTTTTGCTTCAAGTATCTTCTCATCATTTCCCTGAACGTTCTTCAGCTACAGAATACAGTTTATGGCACTGACCTCaaatcagagaaagaaagaagacaaagaagggtTTTAGGACATGACACCAAAGATAGATAAATACCTTTTGTGTTCTGTTACAATTGTTCATatttttatctgtttttttttttcttttgttgaaagaTTACTAGGAGGTgctttgggttttgtttttaaaaacgcACCAGAGATAAGAAGAGAAGAGCATGTAAAAATCCTTTCTTCCTAAGAATTTGAAGAGTGGCTTTTATTTTCTGAACTTCCTTTGTAGTGCGGTTTTCAAATGTAGGTACATATAGAAGAACCTTCAATTTTTACTTGTCTCCATAATTGTCATATACATCACAGGGAaaaaacaagtatatatataagtaactaAAACCAAATCATTTACCAAACATATAATGTTTTctcagagaagaagaggaaaaaagcCATTTTTACAGAACACCAAACTGAATTTCTTAAAAGCTCAAGACTCtcttttcttgtgtgttttttaCAAGTCTCGTCGTCGTGGCGTTCTTGTAACGTCAGGTGATGGGGAGGAGACGTTTCGAGCTTCATGAGACCGGCTCTGTACGGCTAAGTACTCAAGTGCCACAACAATGTCACCTATAAACGGTCGATAGTGAGCTTCTTCGTTCAGACACATTGCAATAATCGCAATGGCATAGTTTAAACACCGTCTTGGATATTTTCCCCGTAGAGTCGGATCCACTAAATGTCCAAACTTCTTCTGATCCTTGAGGTATGGACGTGACTACAGAGACAAGaaaatttttggttataaaacaAGAGTAGAAATATTCTAAATCAAGGTTTAGTAAGTTTACTTACCCATGTAACAAGATTCTGCTCCCCTTGCTTTTGACTCAAATCAATAGCTTTCCTCCCAGTAATGAGCTCAAGCAACACTACACCGAAGCAGTAGATGTCCGATTTAACGGTTAACTTCCCACTCATGGCGTACTCGGGAGCACAGTAACCGTAAGTTCCCATGACACGGGTTGATACATGAGTTCGATCACCTACTGGACCGAGTTTCGCCAGTCCAAAATCCGAGAGTTTTGGATTGAACTCTTTGTCTAACAATATGTTAGCGGACTTCAAATCACGGTATATCACTGGCGGGTTAGCTGTGCAGTGAAGATACTCTATTCCCCGAGCTGCACCAACCGCTATTTTCATTCGAGTATTCCAGCTTAATGGTTCTGGATGTGACTCAAGATCTGAAAGAACCAAGcaaacaaatcataatctgaaactgaaatcaaaacagttgtaacaaacaaatacagTTGTTTGAGTAAACTAACCAAAAAGGTGATCTTCTAAGCTTCCCATTGGCATGTATTCATAGACAAGAAGTCTCTGATCACCAGAAGTACAGTAGCCGATCAATGTAACGAGATTCGGGTGATGCAATAAGCTAAGCATGAGAACTTCTACTATGAATTCTCGGTTTCCTTGAAGCCCATCTGGATTCAATTGCTTAATAGCCACTACCTGCtttcatcaaaaaaattctattagaAACAGAGTTTATCTTTTAAAAGGGtttgaggaagagagagagagagatctgactTGTCCTGAATCTAAGCGTCCTTTATAAACTCTGCCAAAACCTCCTTCACCGAGCAGATTCACTTCCCGGAAGTTTCTGGTAGCAGCAGCTAACTCCTTGAAGGTGAAACTCCGAGCTCCACCACCAGGTTTTGAACTATTCACTTTACCGTTTACTGCTTCCAAtgccaaaaaagaaattaaccCAAAACAAAAGTGTCTGAAAGAGAGACAAGAGAcattattgaaagaaaaaaacataactaacCTAAGATACCCGAAATCGACTCTGTTCCTGTTGTATCACTTCCACGAACTGAAACCACAACAGAACAtctttaaataaaaacgaaaccTTTGAGAtaattactataaaaaaaaaaaaaacgaaagtttTCGAATTGGAATTGAAAAAAGAACCTGATGAATTGGTTGGGTAGCGAGAGTCGTTGTTGCATCGAGCAGTATCAACAATGTCGACTCTGATGTCCTTAGTTCGAGGATTCAAACAAGAGAAACAAGTCATCCTCTTTTCTATCACAATTACAACAATGGCTGATTAAAGAAGAAGGGGGATTCAGATAATGGAGCTGGTTTTAAGAAACCAAAGCTCCAGAAATCCCACACCAGAGACACAAGACAGACACACAAAACCTGACAAAGAATTTGAAACCTAGGATTTTTGGGTCTGAAACtaaaaagagatttgattgatttctctgtttctctccttTGGATAattccagaaaacaaaagaacaaagagcTTTTTGGCAGAGAGATTATTGATTGAATCGGCGATAGATtgcacagagagagagagagagagagagagagaataagttatattaacaaaaaaaacaaactgaagAGTTACTAAAATTGTACAAATTCCATCTAATCGCGACAAAAATGACAAGGATCTCAAAAAACagtaattataataacaaaaaagtaaaacagtagaaataaatataaaactactATTTTTTGGTTCTGTTCATATTGTATGAAAACttctatttgtttattataGTTGGAGCTACTAAATATTTAAAGTTGTAGAAGACGACGACAAGCtttcgttttgttcttttcGAACTCTATAGGAcccaatttttaattattattgttaaagGAATCAATAATTCTATCTTCTTTCAAATAAATTtcccacaaaaatcaaaatcctttgtttttcttttctttttttaatcatcattCATCCccgattttatttatataaatgctCAGGTTTCCACTCgtgatttttttgaaattactagAATATCCTCATCGGATCGTCACGCTTCCGACAGTACCCTCTTCGGAACAGTACAGTGTTTGAGAGATAACTCAACTCAGAAACACCCATGAGGCCGACATTGGATGTTGTAAGTTGAGATCACGACAAATGGACGGTCCACATTAGATAATTTTGACCTTACGTAATTCAGAGTGGGtctgaaccttttttttgtagtttagtaGTGGTCACACACACTGTCCGTCCTCTCTCTCCCTTCCCTCTGTATTGAGTATTGACTTTATTTACCGTTTTAGAAAATTCTACTGTTCCTATCATAACAATGCtacctaaaaataataatggctACTACTACTTCTTCTACTTTATAATTATCccaaaaatcaattattagCTAATAAGTTTGGAATTTCACCCATCTTTTTCTACTAGCTAGTATCCCTCATATTTATGACATTGTTGTTGATTTATTCTAGAGCATGTTAATGGCATTAAATTCGAAACACAAATTATTATGAGCGTTACTCCTTTTACTTTTGAAacaccttttttaaaaaaaaatttctttctttttcctccaAATTTCTGCATTTAATAACTTCATTGTGAATTGATATGCTGTATTGCTGATAGTATTACTTTCGATTTCCATTACTCATGGCAACATAACATTTACCTCTTACAACTAGTATTCTAACATGCCACCATTCAAACCCGTTATTACTTGTTCTAACAGTTCTTTTGAAAAACGATCTAATGcatttttgtctttcttgaGGTTTGAAATTATGTGATGGGCGCTTATGGCTTAGTTTTACCTTTGATGTTTACAGACTGCGTAGAAAACTGGAAACACGTTATAACAGTGTATAGCAAGGATAAACTTTTACCTTTGTGTAATGTATTACTCCGTATATATGCCGTATATATCCAGAATCCAGATTGTACCTTCACATTTTCGCacaagatttataaattataaaacgtCTCAAATTTTCTGTAGCTCTATATCGTTAATTTttagtgtttcttttttacCTGCGAATAATGACTAACATAAGAGTCATCAAAGACACACAATTTGAAACGTCTAATGGCTCAtgagaagaaaagagtttaaaatCTTAATAGTTTATGAACCTCTAAGAGAAGAGAGGCAAACACCATACCtagaatgaaaacaaaaggCGCAATAGCAATCTAACAAGGGACTACGTTAATTAAGATATTGGCTCAAGCT encodes the following:
- the LOC104756420 gene encoding serine/threonine-protein kinase CDL1-like translates to MTCFSCLNPRTKDIRVDIVDTARCNNDSRYPTNSSVRGSDTTGTESISGILVNGKVNSSKPGGGARSFTFKELAAATRNFREVNLLGEGGFGRVYKGRLDSGQVVAIKQLNPDGLQGNREFIVEVLMLSLLHHPNLVTLIGYCTSGDQRLLVYEYMPMGSLEDHLFDLESHPEPLSWNTRMKIAVGAARGIEYLHCTANPPVIYRDLKSANILLDKEFNPKLSDFGLAKLGPVGDRTHVSTRVMGTYGYCAPEYAMSGKLTVKSDIYCFGVVLLELITGRKAIDLSQKQGEQNLVTWSRPYLKDQKKFGHLVDPTLRGKYPRRCLNYAIAIIAMCLNEEAHYRPFIGDIVVALEYLAVQSRSHEARNVSSPSPDVTRTPRRRDL
- the LOC104756419 gene encoding protein NLP4-like, with amino-acid sequence MEDSFLQTENAVMDSEFMDGLLLDGCWLETTDGSEFLNVAPSTSSVIPFDPSSFMWSPTQDTSAVVSQMYGQDCVERSSLDDFQWNKRWWIGPGGGGGSSVTERLVQAVEHIKDYTTERGSLIQLWVPVNRGGKRVLTTKEQPFSHDPMCQRLANYREISVNYHFSAEQDDSKALAGLPGRVFLGKLPEWTPDVRFFKSEEYPRVHHAQDCDVRGTLAIPVFEQGSKICLGVIEVVMTTEMVKLRPELESICKALQAVDLRSTELPIPPSLKGCDLSYKAALPEIRNLLRCACETHKLPLAQTWVSCLQQNKSGCRHNDENYIHCVSTIDDACYVGDPTVREFHEACSEHHLLKGQGVAGQAFLTNGPCFSSDVSNYKKSEYPLSHHANMYGLHGAVAIRLRCIHTGSADFVLEFFLPKDCDDLEEQRKMLNALSTIMAHVPRSLRTVTDKELEEESEVIEREEVVTPKIENTSELQQLHGSSPWSASLEEIQRSNNSSNPQNLGLVFDGGDKPNDGFGLKRGFDYTMDSNVNESSTFSSGGFSMTAEKKRTKADKTITLDVLRQYFAGSLKDAAKNIGVCPTTLKRICRQHGIQRWPSRKIKKVGHSLQKIQRVIDSVQGVSGPLPIGSFYANFPNLVSQSQETSQQAKTSPPPPPLPPVQLEKSPVSSYSQSSNSSQCCSSETQLNSGATTDPASASVGVSLKKNSSEIELQSSSLDETILTLSSLENVPQGTNLLSSQDDDFLRIKVSYGEEKIRFRMRNSRRLTDLLWEIGKRFSIDDMSRYDLKYLDEDNEWVLLTCDEDVEECVDVCRTTPSHTIKLLLQVSSHHFPERSSATEYSLWH